The following coding sequences lie in one Haemorhous mexicanus isolate bHaeMex1 chromosome 10, bHaeMex1.pri, whole genome shotgun sequence genomic window:
- the HDLBP gene encoding vigilin — protein MSSVAVLTQESFAEHRSGLAQQQVKVTALNSEEENDPPTYKEAFPPLPEKAPCLEAAQEPAGPWSKIRPIKASVITQVFHVPLEERKYKDMNQFGEGEQAKICLDIMQKTGAHLELSLAKDQGLSIMVSGKLEAVMKARKEIVARLQTQASATVAIPKEHHRFVIGKNGEKLQDLELKTATKIQIPRPDDPSNQIKITGTKEGIEKARHEILLISAEQDKRAVERLDVEKVYHPFIAGPYNKLVSELMQETGTRINIPPPSVNKTEIVFTGEKEQLAQAVARVKKIYEEKKKKTTTIAVEVKKSQHKYVIGPKGNSLQEILEKTGVSVEIPPTDSSSETVILRGEPEKLGQALTEVYAKANSFTVSSVSAPSWLHRFIIGKKGQNLAKITQQMPKVHIEFTEGEDKITLEGPTEDVNVAQEQIEVMVKDLINRMDYAEINVDHKFHRHLIGKNGANINRIKDLYKVSVRIPPDNEKSNLIRIEGDPQGVQQAKKELLELASRMENERTKDLIIEQKFHRTIIGQKGERIREIREKFPEVIINFPDPAHKSDIVQLRGPKNEVEKCTKYMQKMVADLVENSFSISVPIFKQFHKNIIGKGGANIKKIREESNTKIDLPAENSNSETIVITGKKANCEAARHRILAIQKELANITEVEVSIPSKLHNSLIGAKGRFIRSIMEECGGVHIHFPTEGSGSDTVTIRGPAQDVEKAKKQLLHLAEEKQTKSYTVDLRAKPEYHKFLIGKGGGNIRKVRDNTGARIIFPTSEDKDQELITIMGTEEAVKEAQKELEALIKNLDNVVEDSMVVDPKHHRHFVIRRGQVLREIADEYGGVMVSFPRSGTQSDKVTLKGAKDCVEAAKKRIQEIIEDLEAQVTIECTIPQKFHRSIMGPKGSRIQQITRDYGVQIKFPDREENPAPVVEPAVQENGEEGGEGKEGKDTDPSSPKKCDIIIISGRREKCEAAKEALQALVPVTIEVEVPFDLHRYIIGQKGSGIRKMMDEFEVNIQVPAPELQSDIITITGLATNLDRAKVGLLERVKELQAEQEDRALRSFKLTVTVDPKYHPKIIGRKGAVITQIRTEHEVNIQFPDKDDESQAQDQITITGYEKNAEAARDAIMKIVGELEQMVSEDVTLDHRVHARIIGARGKAIRKIMDEFKVDIRFPQSGAPDPNCVTVTGLPENVEEAIDHILNLEEEYLADVVDNEAMQVYMKPSSHEESKAPSKGFVVRDAPWATVNNEKAPDMSSSEDFPSFGAQVAPKTLPWGPKR, from the exons ATGAGCTCTGTGGCAGTTTTGACCCAGGAGAGCTTTGCTGAACACCGCAGCGGCCTGGCCCAGCAGCAAGTGAAAG TTACAGCTTTAAACTCTGAAGAAGAGAATGATCCTCCAACCTACAAGGAAGCCTTCCCTCCACTCCCTGAGAAAGCACCATGTTTGGAAGCTGCCCAGGAACCTGCTGGTCCCTGGAGCAAAATTCGACCAATAAAGGCTTCTGTCATCACTCAG GTGTTCCATGTGCcgctggaggagaggaaatacAAGGACATGAATCAGTTTGGAGAAGGGGAACAGGCCAAGATCTGCCTTGACATCATGCAGAAGAcaggagctcacctggagctgtCTCTGGCAAAGGACCAGGGCCTTTCCATCATGGTCTCTGGCAAGCTGGAAGCAGTCATGAAGGCTCGGAAGGAAATTGTTGCTCGGCTGCAGACTCAG GCTTCAGCGACAGTTGCCATCCCCAAGGAGCACCACCGCTTTGTCATTGGAAAGAATGGTGAGAAGCTGCAGGACCTGGAGCTCAAAACTGCAACCAAGATCCAGATCCCCCGCCCAGATGACCCCAGCAACCAGATCAAGATCACTGGCACTAAGGAAGGGATTGAAAAGGCCCGACACGAGATCTTGCTTATCTCTGCTGAGCAG GATAAGCGTGCCGTGGAGCGGCTGGATGTGGAGAAGGTGTACCATCCCTTCATTGCTGGCCCTTACAACAAGCTGGTGAGCGAGCTCATGCAGGAGACAGGGACACGCATCAACATTCCCCCGCCCAGCGTCAACAAGACAGAGATAGTCTTCACAGGGGAGAAGGAACAGCTGGCCCAGGCTGTGGCTCGTGTTAAGAAGATCTATGAGGAGAAG AAAAAGAAGACTACTACCATCGCTGTGGAGGTGAAGAAGTCCCAGCACAAGTATGTCATCGGCCCCAAGGGTAATTCCCTGCAGGAGATCTTGGAGAAAACTGGAGTGTCTGTCGAGATCCCACCCACTGACAGTAGCTCGGAGACGGTGATACTGCGAGGCGAGCCTGAAAAGCTTGGGCAAGCATTGACTGAAGTCTATGCCAAG GCCAACAGTTTTACCGTCTCCTCGGTCTCAGCCCCCTCTTGGCTTCATCGTTTCATCATTGGAAAGAAAGGACAAAACCTGGCCAAAATAACTCAGCAGATGCCAAAG GTTCACATCGAATTCACTGAAGGAGAAGACAAAATCACTTTGGAAGGACCTACAGAAGATGTGAATGTGGCTCAGGAACAGATTGAAGTCATGGTTAAGGATCTG ATCAACCGGATGGATTATGCAGAAATCAATGTTGACCACAAATTCCACCGACACCTCATTGGCAAGAACGGAGCTAACA TTAACAGGATTAAGGACCTCTACAAGGTGTCTGTGCGCATTCCCCCGGACAATGAGAAGAGCAACCTGATCAGAATTGAAGGAGACCCACAGGGGGTCCAACAGGCCAAGAAAGAGCTGCTGGAACTCGCTTCCCGTATG GAAAATGAACGCACCAAGGACCTAATCATTGAGCAGAAATTCCACCGGACCATCATTGGGCAGAAGGGCGAGCGGATCCGGGAAATCCGGGAGAAATTCCCAGAG GTTATCATCAACTTCCCAGACCCTGCACACAAGAGTGACATTGTCCAACTCAGAGGTCCCAAAAACGAGGTGGAGAAGTGTACCAAGTACATGCAAAAGATGGTGGCAGACCTG gttgaaaacagcttttctatttctgttccCATCTTCAAACAATTCCACAAGAACATCATAGGGAAAGGAGGTGCCAACATCAAGAAG ATCCGTGAAGAAAGCAACACCAAAATAGATCTCCCAGCTGAGAACAGCAACTCGGAGACAATTGTTATCACGGGCAAAAAAGCAAACTGTGAGGCTGCTCGCCACAGAATTTTGGCTATCCAAAAGGAACTG GCCAACATCACAGAGGTGGAGGTCTCTATTCCTTCCAAACTCCACAATTCCCTCATTGGCGCCAAAGGCCGCTTCATCCGCTCCATCATGGAGGAATGTGGTGGAGTCCACATCCACTTCCCCACAGAGGGCTCTGGCAGTGATACTGTGACCATCAGgggcccagcccaggatgtggAGAAAGCCAAGAAACAGCTGCTACATCTGGCAGAGGAGAAG CAAACAAAGAGTTACACTGTGGACCTCCGTGCAAAGCCAGAGTACCACAAATTCCTTATTGGTAAGGGTGGTGGCAACATCCGTAAGGTGCGAGACAACACGGGGGCCCGCATCATCTTCCCCACCTCTGAGGACAAAGATCAGGAACTGATCACTATCATGGGAACAGAGGAGGCTGTCAAAGAAGcacagaaggagctggaggcCCTCATCAAGAACTTG GATAACGTGGTTGAAGACTCCATGGTGGTGGACCCCAAGCACCACCGCCACTTTGTCATCCGTCGAGGACAAGTTCTGCGTGAGATTGCAGATGAATACGGTGGTGTGATGGTCAGCTTCCCGCGCTCCGGCACCCAGAGCGATAAAGTCACCCTCAAGGGAGCCAAGGACTGTGTGGAGGCAGCCAAGAAACGCATCCAGGAGATCATCGAGGACCTG GAAGCTCAAGTGACAATCGAATGCACCATTCCACAGAAGTTCCACCGCTCCATTATGGGCCCCAAAGGGTCCCGGATCCAGCAGATCACCCGGGACTACGGCGTCCAGATCAAATTCCCTGACAGGGAGGAAAACCCAG CCCCTGTTGTCGAGCCAGCTGTGCAGGAGAATGGTGAGGAAGGTGGGGAAGGCAAGGAAGGGAAGGACACAGATCCCAGCTCTCCAAAGAAGTGCGATATCATCATCATCTCTGGCCGCAGGGAGAAGTGTGAGGCAGCAAAGGAAGCGCTGCAG GCTCTGGTTCCTGTCACCATTGAGGTGGAAGTTCCCTTTGATCTTCACCGTTACATCATAGGCCAGAAAGGAAGTGGGATCCGCAAGATGATGGATGAGTTTGAA GTGAACATCCAGGTGcctgctcctgagctgcagtCAGATATCATCACAATCACTGGGCTGGCTACCAACCTGGACCGTGCCAAGGTCGGGCTCCTGGAAAGAGTGAAGGAGCTGCAAGCTGAACAAGAGGATCGG GCCTTGCGGAGCTTCAAACTGACAGTCACTGTAGATCCCAAGTATCACCCTAAAATCATTGGGCGGAAGGGAGCAGTGATCACCCAGATACGCACAGAGCACGAGGTCAACATCCAGTTCCCTGACAAGGATGATGAAAGCCAG GCCCAGGACCAGATCACAATTACTGGCTATGAGAAGAATGCTGAGGCTGCCCGAGATGCCATCATGAAGATCGTTGGCGAGCTGGAGCAGATGGTTTCCGAGGATGTGACTCTGGACCATCGTGTTCACGCCCGCATCATCGGTGCACGTGGAAAAGCCATCCGTAAAATCATGGATGAGTTCAAG GTGGATATTCGCTTTCCCCAGAGTGGAGCTCCTGACCCCAACTGTGTGACTGTAACAGGACTCCCTGAGAATGTAGAAGAAGCTATTGATCACATCCTGAACTTGGAGGAGGAGTAT CTTGCAGATGTGGTGGACAACGAGGCAATGCAGGTGTACATGAAGCCCTCCTCACATGAAGAGTCCAAGGCCCCATCCAAGGGCTTTGTGGTGAGAGATGCCCCCTGGGCCACTGTCAACAACGAGAAG GCCCCTGATATGAGCAGTTCTGAAGACTTCCCCAGCTTTGGGGCTCAAGTGGCCCCCAAGACTCTTCCCTGGGGACCCAAACGATAA